From the Tindallia magadiensis genome, the window AAAGGATATAAAGAATCCATTATGTAACTATTACCTGGGGTTACTATATCGCGAAAATAAAACCTACAATAAAGCAATGAAGGTTTGGAAAGAAGCGGAAAGTATGGAAATGAGTGAAGAAGAAAAAGCATTGCTGGTGAAACAAATGGAAGTAGTCAGCGATTTAGCAACTTATGAAAACGGGTATCAGGCAGCCTTACAAAACAAAGGTGTAGAAGCTTTAGAATGGTTATTACCATTAGTGGATAGACACCAATCCTGGTGGAATCTACACTTCTTTGTTGGATTAGCCTATGAGCAAACAGGTAGTTTTCTGGAAGCAATGAAGCATTACAATAAAGTGATAGAGATTAAAGGATACCATGAAGAGACGTATCTCCAATTAGTAAATATTTATCTGATAGTCGAAGAATCTCAGAAGGCATTGTCAATGATAGAAGAACTTTTGAGTAGAAATAAAAATAGCTTAGAAATAAAATGCAAAGCAGCCCTAGTAGCTTACCTAGCATCTCAGCACTATCGATCAAAATCACTTATAAAAGAGGTAGAAAAAGTAGATCCGAATTTCCATATGTTAAAAATGGTAAAGCAACAAATTCAGACACTTTCTAAATCATAGCAAGAATGCTATAATGATTATACAAAAAAATAGCAAACCTTAAAAAATATTATGTGAGGTGAAAAACATGATACGTTGTTTAGAAGATTTATTGAACATACAAAATCTAAATACAAATACAAAAATGAGACTGGCAGTGGCAGCGGCTGAAGATTCGGATGTAATGAAAGCCGTAAATGAAGCTAAGAAACTAGGTATTATCGATCCGTTATTGTTTGGGAATAAATCTAAAATAGAAGAAATCGCAATACAGATTGGAATGGATCTCAACAATATTGAAGTATGTGATTGTGCTGATTTATTAGAATCAGCTGAAAAGGCAGTGGAGTCGATATCGTTAGGGAATGCTCAATTCTTAATGAAGGGCCTTGTAGATACATCCATCTTATTAAAAGCTGTATTAAAAAAAGAAAGAGGATTAAGAACGGATAGACTGTTAAGTCATGTTATGGTATATTCTCCCAAAACATATCATAAACTATTATTTTTAACAGATGGTGGGATGAATATTTCTCCAAACCTTAAAGAGAAAGAACAAATTATTATGAATGCAATTGAAGTAGCAAGAGCTCTGGGAGTTAGTCCCGTGAAGATTGCTTGTTTAGCAGCAAAAGAAAAAGTTGATGATAAAATGGAAGCAACTATTGATGCAGCTAATTTGGT encodes:
- a CDS encoding tetratricopeptide repeat protein, with amino-acid sequence MKSDKLFCYLKPFTENLTFITLKPGTTLGLENYRVPTDGLDVPLITLSLAERIKAQQEDEVIDCSMIIEGIGYLLGIDTSFSKRIEYEKLIAASGLLVSQIWLKEAINYQKKGQFEETLIFARSAALFEPEAEDALLLIGISSYQVAASLKLENSQREHLISESLLYLESLYEKDIKNPLCNYYLGLLYRENKTYNKAMKVWKEAESMEMSEEEKALLVKQMEVVSDLATYENGYQAALQNKGVEALEWLLPLVDRHQSWWNLHFFVGLAYEQTGSFLEAMKHYNKVIEIKGYHEETYLQLVNIYLIVEESQKALSMIEELLSRNKNSLEIKCKAALVAYLASQHYRSKSLIKEVEKVDPNFHMLKMVKQQIQTLSKS
- a CDS encoding bifunctional enoyl-CoA hydratase/phosphate acetyltransferase, with protein sequence MIRCLEDLLNIQNLNTNTKMRLAVAAAEDSDVMKAVNEAKKLGIIDPLLFGNKSKIEEIAIQIGMDLNNIEVCDCADLLESAEKAVESISLGNAQFLMKGLVDTSILLKAVLKKERGLRTDRLLSHVMVYSPKTYHKLLFLTDGGMNISPNLKEKEQIIMNAIEVARALGVSPVKIACLAAKEKVDDKMEATIDAANLVKREKEGVFGEDSIIDGPMALDLAVSKEASRIKKYESQVAGDVDVLMVPNIEMGNGIGKTLTYMAQAESAGIIMGAKIPIVLVSRADEFRSKLYSIALGSMIARKSNA